From the Aquirufa lenticrescens genome, the window CATACTCATTCGCCACGCGCACGCAGGGCCACATACAGCTGACGATAAAGGTCGCCATCTTTCGGAAAGAGGTATCGAAGAAGCTCTCCTTTTAGGCGAATGGATGCATTTGAAACAATTCCCTGCGGGGTTTTGGCTAATTTCTGATGCTATTCGCACGCGAGAAACGGCAGAATTACTCGGTAAGCCCTTTTCGGAATTTGAGTTATCCGAATTTTGGTATATCTCTAGCGGTCCAGATTATGTGACCGAAATCGCGAAGCGAACGGAACCCATTTTGTACCTGGTTGCGCACAATCCATCTATTTCTTACCTTGCCTCGTATTTAACCGGTGATATGATCCAAATGGAAACTGCGGGTTGTCTATCTTTGCATTTTCCGGGTCTAAGCTCTTGGTCAGAAATCACCAAAGCCTCGGCCACCATCACGCATCAACTATGAACAAGAATCAAAAAATCTTTCGCTGGGTGTTAATATTGTTTACGCTGCTGATGATTGCGTTAGCGGTTCAGATGGCAAGCAATACCACTGCACCCTGGAACAAAAAGAAGCATAGCAGTCGCTAGTCGTCCTTCGGACTTAGTCACGACTATGTCGTTTAGTCGCCGCGTTGCGGCTTAGTCGTCCTTCGGACTTAGTCGACTGAAAATATTTTATGAATGCATCGCCGCAGGCGAATCCAACTCTATGCTTTATTCTTTGTGCTTTATGCTTTAAAAGA encodes:
- a CDS encoding SixA phosphatase family protein encodes the protein MELILIRHAHAGPHTADDKGRHLSERGIEEALLLGEWMHLKQFPAGFWLISDAIRTRETAELLGKPFSEFELSEFWYISSGPDYVTEIAKRTEPILYLVAHNPSISYLASYLTGDMIQMETAGCLSLHFPGLSSWSEITKASATITHQL